The following proteins are encoded in a genomic region of Chiroxiphia lanceolata isolate bChiLan1 chromosome 18, bChiLan1.pri, whole genome shotgun sequence:
- the PEBP1 gene encoding phosphatidylethanolamine-binding protein 1: MPVDLGQWDGPLSLAEVEQKPAQPLRVKYGSVEIDELGKVLTPTQVQHRPTSIEWDGCDPQKLYTLVLTDPDAPSRKDPKFREWHHFLVTNMKGNNVGSGTVMSDYVGSGPPKGTGLHRYVWLVYEQPKQLSCNEPVLSNRSGDKRGKFKVAAFRSKYGLGVPVAGTCYQAEWDDYVPKLYEQLSGK; the protein is encoded by the exons ATGCCGGTGGACCTGGGGCAGTGGGACGGGCCGCTGAGCCTCGCCGAGGTGGAGCAGAAGCCGGCGCAGCCTCTGCGGGTCAAGTATGGCTCCGTTGAGATCGACGAGCTGGGCAAGGTGCTCACGCCCACTCAG GTCCAGCATCGCCCCACCAGCATCGAGTGGGATGGCTGCGATCCCCAGAAGCTTTACACCCTGGTTCTCACAGATCCTGATGCGCCCAGCAGGAAGGACCCAAAGTTTAG ggagtGGCATCACTTCTTGGTGACCAACATGAAAGGCAACAATGTGGGCAGCGGGACCGTGATGTCGGATTACGTTGGCTCTGGGCCTCCCAAGGGAACAG GGCTGCACCGCTACGTGTGGCTGGTGTACGAGCAGCCCAAGCAGCTCTCCTGCAACGAGCCCGTCCTGTCCAACCGCTCCGGGGACAAGCGAGGCAAGTTCAAGGTGGCCGCTTTCCGCAGCAAGTACGGGCTGGGGGTGCCGGTGGCGGGCACCTGCTACCAGGCAGAGTGGGATGACTACGTGCCCAAGCTCTACGAGCAGCTGTCGGGGAAGTAG